CGGGAAAACTAACTCGGTAAATGTTTCATTAGAGGCTCTTGATGATGGAAGCGACCGGCCTGTCGTAGGAATTCAGCTTGTAGATGACAAGGAAATTGACGTTGAACCTGACGTAACGGTTCAGTCAGATGAGATCGGCGGTCCATCGGCAGGACTTATGTTCTCTCTGGAGATATATAATCAATTAATCGAGGAAGATTTGACAAAAGGATATGAAATAGCCGGCACAGGGACAATGAGTCCTGATGGAACGGTGGGCAGGATCGGTGGAATTCAACAGAAAGTCGTGGCAGCTGATAAGGCTGGTGCTGAAATCTTCTTTGCTCCGTCTGAAAAAGGGGCTAAGGGCTCAAACTACGAAGAGGCGCTGATTGCCGCGGAAGATATCAATACAAAAATGAAAATTGTCCCAGTGGATACATTTGATCAAGCTGTATCTTATCTGGAAAACTTAAAAGAAAAATCAAGCTGAGACAGCTTGATTTTTCTTCTTTTATACCACCAAGGTGAAAAATCCGGTGCTGTTCTTCTTATGATTTCAACATGATAGGAGGCCGGCCGAATTCTTCCGAAAGCAGCTGTTCCTGTCCTTTGCCACTTTGGCCAAGAGCGTAGATCTTTGATGCTTTGATATCCAGCTCGATATCTGGATCAGTAAACCCGGAAAGCTTTGAAACAAGCGGCAGACTGAAATCCTTTTTCATCGTGTTCAGATAGGAACGTCCCTTTTCTGTTGCACCTAATAGACGTAAATAATTAGCTGTTTTTCGGCTCGTTTTCATGGTCTCTTTACGCGTATTGGTTAAAATATGAAGGCAGACCCTCTGCAGCCTTGTCCACGTATAACGTTTCGTTTTGATGGATTCCATGAATTGCTGGAATGAGTCTGATGATCCTGCAGCGGCAAGCAATCTGTTCTCCAGCCCTTCTTCCACTTCATAAAATTCTCTTAGTTGAGATGAGGTGCTTTGGAGCAGTTTATATTTCAACAAAGGCCAATAATTTTCCCATGAGTGGAATCCGCCATATTGCTCTCTGTAGTTAATAAGCTGCTCGTAGGTCGTTTCTGGTACGTATTGCTTGATTGTTTCAATTTCTCCAGCTGATCCAAATAATGCTTTGCGTATACTTGTGGCGCTGGCAATTGTGGCTGAAGCAAAATGCTCATCATGATAACCAGCATTTTTCCTCGTGATTGTTTCAGGTTTCATTGAACTTTTTTGGCTGATGATTGCTTGTATGTAATGAAGTCCAAGAATATTATTCGGTCTTGATATATCGATGAAGCTTTCCGATGGGGCAAGAGATTGGAACGCTAGGGCAATTGATTTAGGGTAGCTATGGCCTTCTCCTGTATAAAACTTAATTTTCTCCTGGAATGCTTCATCGTTTGCCTCCAGAAAAACAATTGTTTTTTGGAATGATTCCAATTCTCCAGATTCACTGCCGAAGCAAAGAGTATCGCAACCAGCAGCGGAAAGAATCGAAACAGAACCTTCTGCAAATGTTTCCGCATGCTGTGTAGCAAAACGGTAGGGAAGCTCAAACACAATATCAACGCCTGCCGCAAGAGCCATCCTGGTCCTTGCCCATTTCGAGACTAGGGCGGGCTCACCGCGCTGAAGGAAATTTCCGCTCATCGCCGCGATTGAGACATCTGCACCAGTTTGCTCCTTCGCCTGCTGCAGGTGATATAAGTGTCCATTATGGAAAGGATTATATTCAACAACGACGCCAACTGCTTTCATTCTTATACTCCTTCATGTTAAGATGTATATTGCATTGTCTTGAAGTTTAATTTACAGTATTTATGTAAATTATAGTGTAAAGAAAAAATATTGACAAATGATTACGCGAAGGGCTATAATTACCTTTGTTGCCTTGGGGTGATTCTATGAAATGGACAATAAGTCAGATACAAAAACATCGAAACAAGGACTTTCTTATTGACGAGTTTGTCCGATTGGACTCGATTAAGGAAACAGATCCGACAATCCGAGAGGTGTCTCCTATCCATCTAACTGGAAGGGCGGATATCAGTGCCACAAGAGTGACATTCCATATCCGGATTAATGGACATCTGATCCTGCCTTGTTCACGGACGCTGGTTGATGTAAAATATCCAATTGATGTGGAAACTACGGAAACTTTCATGTTAAACAGCCACGACTATGAGGCTGAAGAGGAAGTTTATCAAGTAACAGGCGATGTCATTGATCTTGAACCCATCATCAGGGAGATCTTGCTAGTGGAAGTTCCTATGCAAGTATTCTGTGATGATAGCGCTGGTCAAGAAGGCGCACCCCAGTCAGGTAAGGATTGGGAAGTAATCGAGGAACAGGAGAAATCCGAAAAACTTGATCCCCGACTTGCCGGACTTGCAAAATTCTTTGAGGATTCTAAGGATTCCTCTGACTAATGTATTAAAAAAGAGCGTGGAGGTCCAGAAAAGGACTGGCCTTCATAAACTTTCTTATTCCTTTTAAGGAGGTGGGAAGAATGGCTGTACCATTTAGAAGAACGTCTAAAACTGCGAAAAGAAAACGCCGTACTCATTTTAAATTACAAGTTCCGGGTATGGTAGCATGCCCTAACTGCGGTGAAATGAAACTTGCTCACCGTGTGTGCAAAGCTTGCGGAACATACAAAGGAAAAGAAGTTGTAAACGACTAATTTTCTAGAAAAAAGCACAGGATGCATCCGCATCCCTGTGCTTTTTTCATTTCTAAGATTAAAAGATGCTTCAATCCCCTCCGGTCAATCACCGCCGAAAGGAAATCTTCTCTTTTTTTGGTACCCAACCATTTTACTCGTTTAATCGCTTTTTAAATGTACAGAAGATTGATAAAATTTAGGGGACGAGAATTATAGGAGGAACACAATGGATCCATACATAATTTCAAAAGAAAAAGATGGAGTGCTGCTTTTTACGATTAACAGGCCTGACAGGAGAAATGCGATAAACTATGATGTCATGTCCGGACTTGAGAAAGCCATTGAAATGGCTGCAGTAAACGATGTTAAAGTATTTGCTATTACAGGAGCAGGGAGCCAGGCATTTTGTTCCGGTGGCGATTTGTCGGCCTTTCATCGTTTGAAAACTGAAACGGAGGCGTTTGGAATGCTTTCAAGGATGGCTAGTATTTTATACAAGCTCCTTATCCTTCCAAAACCGACGATTGCGATACTCAATGGGTCTGCGGTAGGTGGAGGATGTGAAATTGCTTCAGCCTGCGACTTCCGGATTGGAAGAGAAGGGATGAAAGCGGGATTTGTACAGGGGAACCTCGCAATTACCACAGGTTGGGGAGGGGGATCTATCCTAATGGAGAAACTTCCCCAAAACATCGCGATGAAGATGCTGCTTGATGCAAAAATATACAGCGCTGAAGAACTCAAGGGATTTGGATTCATACAGCATATTTATAAAGATGATCCGATAGAAGCCTGTCACTCATTTATGAAAGAAAGCTTGAACAAAGAGACCGCTGTCTTAGAAGCTTATAAGACATTATTTATTAAAAAGTGGAAACTTTTATCTATGAGAGAAAGGATGGAAGAAGAGGCAGCGAGATGTGCCGTGCTGTGGGAGGATGAAGCCCACCATACTAAAGTGGACGAATTCATGAAGAAAAAAAATAAAAATAATTAACAGGGTATTAGGTGATATCAGTCTATCTTTCCTATTAGATGCATATGAATGAATAAAAAACAATAGGAGGGATTTATTGATGCCATTAACCCGTCAGGATGCCTGGTCACAGGATGAAGATTTATTGCTGGCTGAAGTAGTATTGCGCAATATCCGAGAAGGCGGTACCCAATTAAAAGCCTTCGATGAAGTAGGGAAACAGCTTTCGAGGACTGCTGCAGCCTGTGGTTTCCGCTGGAACTCGTATGTGAGAAAGCAATATAAATCAGGTATTGAGCTGGCGAAAAAGCAGCGTAAGGAAGCGAAAAAACAGGCAAAGACACAGGAGAGAGCAGAAGAGCCTGCGGCGCCTGTGAGCGAAGTGCCAAGTCACCCTTCAAAACAAGAGGGAAAGCAATCAAGCATGAGTATTGAAGCTGTGAAGCAATATATCGACGAGCTCTATGAAAAAGCGGGAACTGCTAACGCTCAGGATGTTCAAAACGAAAAAATCCGCGGTCTGGAAAAGCAAATCTATTACTTGTCTGCCGAAAATGAAAAATTGGAAACGCAATTGCGATCGATGGAAGAAGACTATCGTGCTTTAATTGACATCATGGAGCGAGCGAAAAAAAGAGTAGCTCCTAAAAGTGAGGATCAGAAACAAAGGATGAACTTCCATGTTGAGGGTAAAGGCAATCTCGAAAAAGTGGAGAAATAACGAATAAAAAGCGCCCGCCGGAATGGCAGGCGCTATTATTTTATGCTTATAACAAGTATTTCAATTTGTAAAAAAAAACATTTTTAACAGGGTCGGTGGGCTTATTATTGCAGCTGCTCTGTTACACCAGCCGGATACCAGACAAGCGGATTCTCTCCACGGTCTCTTTCCATGTCATAATGAACTGGTGTAAAGCCCATCTTTTCCCAGAAGTCCTGGGATTTCACCCGAGGATTCGTTTTAATTGGCAAGCCAAAACCCTTGGCAAATTCAACAAGAGCTCTTCCATAGCCCTTGCCCTGGTAATTTGGAAGGACTTCTAACTTCCAAAGCTCCAGATAGTCCTGAGGAGGCTCAAAATAACGGTCAAATTGCTTCTTGACCTGATAAAGGCTCATACGTGCGACAAGCTTGTCGCCGAAATAGAGTCCGTAAAACGGAGAATCGCTATCATTTTCCACAATGTTCGCTTCCAGATCCTCGAGCATCGACAGCTCCTGGTGGCCGTACTCTTTGAATTTCTTGAATTCTTCTAATGTCTTATAATTGATTTTCAATTTTTCCACTTTATTCACCATAAAACAATCCCCCAATCATGCCGCCTATAATTCATTGTATGCTGCTCTTTGCAAAAGCTTGGTCCTTTCCATAGAAATCGGAATCCGGTTATACGAAGTGGACAGAAGCAATTTTTTTGAAAGCAGCAATCTTTATATACCCGAATTTTAGAATATTTAAAGGCAGCAGAATATATTTGTTTTTTATAGCCTATTTTTATTATATTATAAAAACATGAAAAATTCTGCATTTGAATTTTAGAAAGCGGTTCCAATTTTTGCAGGAAAAAAACAGAATATTGTAGAATTTTATATAGTGAGCGTATTTTTTTACGGGAAAGGGGAAATAGCGTGCAAAAATTACTAATCGCAAACAGAGGAGAAATTGCGCTTCGCATTATCCGAACGTGCCGCGAGCTTGGTGTTAAGACCGTGGCTGTATATTCTGACGCGGATCAAAATTTGCCTTTTGTTAAAGAAGCTGACAGCGCTTACCGGATTGGCGAGCCACCTGTTCAAAAATCATATCTGAATGCAGATGAAATTTTAAGAATTGCAAAGGAAGAAAATGTCGACGGCATCCATCCTGGTTATGGATTTTTATCTGAAAATGCAGGGTTTGCCCGTAAAGTGAAGGAAGCTGGCTTGACTTTCATTGGTCCTGCTCCTGATACGATTGAAAAGATGGGTGATAAAATCATTGCGAGATCGACAATGGAAGCAGCTGGTGTACCAGTAGTGCCAGGCAGTGAGCAGGGTCTGAAAACACTTGAGGATGCTGTCAGGCTGGCAGAAGAAATTGGCTACCCGGTCATGCTGAAGGCGAGCGGAGGCGGGGGCGGCATTGGTATGGTGCTCTGTGAAAATGAGCAAGCGCTCGCTAAGAATTATGATTCAACGAAGGGCAGGGCTAAGGCTTATTTTGGCTCAGATGAAGTATTCATTGAGAAATACATCAAAAATGCGCGTCACGTCGAGGTACAGATTTTTGGCGATACTCATGGCAACCATGTCCATATGTTTGAACGTGATTGCTCTGTACAGCGACGCCACCAAAAGGTGATTGAAGAGGCACCATCGCCATTCCTGAAGGAAGAAGCAAGGCAAAAGATGTATGAGACGGCAGTTAAAGCTGCTAAGGCGATGGACTATGTCAATGCAGGAACTGTGGAATTCATTGTGGATGAGAACGAAAACTTTTATTTCCTTGAAATGAACACCAGACTGCAGGTTGAACATCCAGTCACAGAAACGATTACGGGCCTGGATCTTGTTAAGTGGCAAATCCTCGTTGCGCGTGGTGAAAAACTTCCGTTGCTTCAGGATGATATCAGAAAGGATGGTTGGGCCATCGAATTCCGTTTGTATGCGGAAGATCCGGAAAGGTTCCTGCCTTCACCTGGCAAGATCAGCGAGTTTTCATGGCTGGAGGCAGATGGCGTCCGAGTTGATTCTGGTTATGAATCCGGATCGACGGTCACTCCATTTTATGACCCTATGGTTGCCAAATGCATAGTGGGGGGCAATACCCGGGAAGAAGCAATCCAGCTTGCACAGGAATTTTTCGCGACACTGAAACTCGAAGGCATTAAATCGAATGCCCCTCTGTTTGCGGAGATTTTGACTGAAGAGGGTTTCAAATCCGGCAATTATACTACAGCCTATTTAACAGAAAGAAAGATGGCATCTAAATAGAGGAGGAAACGAAATGAAAGAAATTACAGCAAATATGGCAGGGACAGTACTGAATGTGATGGTAGCAGCAGGGGATACAGTATCAGAGGGTCAGGAGGTCCTGATGCTTGAATCAATGAAGATGGAGATTCCTGTTGAAAGCCAGGGGGCTGGAAGCGTTGCTGAAGTGAAGGTGAACATCGGAGACTTTGTAAACGAAGGCGATGTCCTTCTTGTATTAGAATAATAGATTTTAAGGAGGAGAAGGATGACTACCGCGAAAACTTTAACAGATTCATTACAGGAAAAAGTTAAACAAATCGAGGCTGGCGGACAACAGA
This portion of the Mesobacillus sp. S13 genome encodes:
- a CDS encoding nucleotidyltransferase, giving the protein MKAVGVVVEYNPFHNGHLYHLQQAKEQTGADVSIAAMSGNFLQRGEPALVSKWARTRMALAAGVDIVFELPYRFATQHAETFAEGSVSILSAAGCDTLCFGSESGELESFQKTIVFLEANDEAFQEKIKFYTGEGHSYPKSIALAFQSLAPSESFIDISRPNNILGLHYIQAIISQKSSMKPETITRKNAGYHDEHFASATIASATSIRKALFGSAGEIETIKQYVPETTYEQLINYREQYGGFHSWENYWPLLKYKLLQSTSSQLREFYEVEEGLENRLLAAAGSSDSFQQFMESIKTKRYTWTRLQRVCLHILTNTRKETMKTSRKTANYLRLLGATEKGRSYLNTMKKDFSLPLVSKLSGFTDPDIELDIKASKIYALGQSGKGQEQLLSEEFGRPPIMLKS
- a CDS encoding YceD family protein, which encodes MKWTISQIQKHRNKDFLIDEFVRLDSIKETDPTIREVSPIHLTGRADISATRVTFHIRINGHLILPCSRTLVDVKYPIDVETTETFMLNSHDYEAEEEVYQVTGDVIDLEPIIREILLVEVPMQVFCDDSAGQEGAPQSGKDWEVIEEQEKSEKLDPRLAGLAKFFEDSKDSSD
- the rpmF gene encoding 50S ribosomal protein L32 gives rise to the protein MAVPFRRTSKTAKRKRRTHFKLQVPGMVACPNCGEMKLAHRVCKACGTYKGKEVVND
- a CDS encoding enoyl-CoA hydratase/isomerase family protein is translated as MDPYIISKEKDGVLLFTINRPDRRNAINYDVMSGLEKAIEMAAVNDVKVFAITGAGSQAFCSGGDLSAFHRLKTETEAFGMLSRMASILYKLLILPKPTIAILNGSAVGGGCEIASACDFRIGREGMKAGFVQGNLAITTGWGGGSILMEKLPQNIAMKMLLDAKIYSAEELKGFGFIQHIYKDDPIEACHSFMKESLNKETAVLEAYKTLFIKKWKLLSMRERMEEEAARCAVLWEDEAHHTKVDEFMKKKNKNN
- a CDS encoding RsfA family transcriptional regulator encodes the protein MPLTRQDAWSQDEDLLLAEVVLRNIREGGTQLKAFDEVGKQLSRTAAACGFRWNSYVRKQYKSGIELAKKQRKEAKKQAKTQERAEEPAAPVSEVPSHPSKQEGKQSSMSIEAVKQYIDELYEKAGTANAQDVQNEKIRGLEKQIYYLSAENEKLETQLRSMEEDYRALIDIMERAKKRVAPKSEDQKQRMNFHVEGKGNLEKVEK
- a CDS encoding N-acetyltransferase codes for the protein MVNKVEKLKINYKTLEEFKKFKEYGHQELSMLEDLEANIVENDSDSPFYGLYFGDKLVARMSLYQVKKQFDRYFEPPQDYLELWKLEVLPNYQGKGYGRALVEFAKGFGLPIKTNPRVKSQDFWEKMGFTPVHYDMERDRGENPLVWYPAGVTEQLQ
- a CDS encoding acetyl/propionyl/methylcrotonyl-CoA carboxylase subunit alpha; the protein is MQKLLIANRGEIALRIIRTCRELGVKTVAVYSDADQNLPFVKEADSAYRIGEPPVQKSYLNADEILRIAKEENVDGIHPGYGFLSENAGFARKVKEAGLTFIGPAPDTIEKMGDKIIARSTMEAAGVPVVPGSEQGLKTLEDAVRLAEEIGYPVMLKASGGGGGIGMVLCENEQALAKNYDSTKGRAKAYFGSDEVFIEKYIKNARHVEVQIFGDTHGNHVHMFERDCSVQRRHQKVIEEAPSPFLKEEARQKMYETAVKAAKAMDYVNAGTVEFIVDENENFYFLEMNTRLQVEHPVTETITGLDLVKWQILVARGEKLPLLQDDIRKDGWAIEFRLYAEDPERFLPSPGKISEFSWLEADGVRVDSGYESGSTVTPFYDPMVAKCIVGGNTREEAIQLAQEFFATLKLEGIKSNAPLFAEILTEEGFKSGNYTTAYLTERKMASK
- a CDS encoding acetyl-CoA carboxylase biotin carboxyl carrier protein subunit gives rise to the protein MKEITANMAGTVLNVMVAAGDTVSEGQEVLMLESMKMEIPVESQGAGSVAEVKVNIGDFVNEGDVLLVLE